The Streptomyces sp. NBC_01689 genome includes a window with the following:
- a CDS encoding class F sortase, producing the protein MAAQPSSPGVTESVPQGQGSRPGVPMSAWCAGILLLVLGVFGGPPKPADDSRSPHDSAALMPWSSSVPGKHLPSSAPTRLVIPKIAVDAPFTALSVDAKGHLNPPPADNVNMVGWYADGVTPGEAGTSIVAGHVDTSTSPAVFARLSSLRKGDTFRVERADGLTASFVVDDAEAFEKDHFPNDRVYADTPQAQVRLITCAGVYDHGAKDYTENLVVFAHLV; encoded by the coding sequence ATGGCAGCCCAGCCGTCCTCCCCCGGCGTGACCGAGTCCGTGCCGCAAGGGCAGGGCTCACGCCCCGGCGTACCGATGAGTGCCTGGTGCGCCGGAATCCTGCTGCTGGTACTGGGAGTGTTCGGCGGCCCGCCCAAGCCGGCCGACGACTCCCGGTCGCCCCACGACTCGGCCGCGCTCATGCCGTGGTCGTCCTCGGTGCCGGGCAAGCACCTGCCGTCGTCCGCGCCGACCCGGCTGGTCATCCCGAAGATCGCGGTGGACGCGCCCTTCACGGCCCTCTCGGTCGACGCGAAGGGCCATCTCAACCCGCCGCCCGCGGACAACGTGAACATGGTCGGCTGGTACGCCGACGGGGTGACGCCCGGCGAGGCGGGAACCTCGATCGTCGCCGGGCACGTGGACACCAGCACCTCGCCGGCCGTCTTCGCCCGGCTCAGCTCCCTCCGCAAGGGGGACACCTTCAGGGTGGAGCGCGCCGACGGCCTCACCGCGTCCTTCGTCGTCGACGACGCCGAGGCCTTCGAGAAGGACCACTTCCCCAACGACCGCGTGTACGCGGACACCCCGCAGGCCCAGGTCAGGCTGATCACCTGCGCCGGTGTCTACGACCACGGCGCGAAGGACTACACCGAGAACCTCGTGGTCTTCGCCCACCTCGTCTGA
- a CDS encoding bifunctional metallophosphatase/5'-nucleotidase, giving the protein MPVNPLNRREFVKKSAVAGAAVAVAGTSAATPARAADHGGKKPRTWSFSILGTTDLHSHVFDWDYYTDAAYTDKAGNSVGIARVATLVKQQRAAKGADRVLLVDAGDIIQGTSLAYYYARVDPITGTGGKHGPVHPMAIAMNAMKYDAAALGNHEFNYGIETLRRFEEQCRFPLLGANALDARTLRPAFQPYTVKRLRVPGAPDIKVGILGLTNPGIALWDKDNVSGKMAFTGLVEQARKYVPRMRALGCDVVFLTDHSGLDGSSSYGDELPYVENASNLVAEQVPGIDAILVGHTHTEVSSYTVTNAGTGKDVVLSEPYCYGMRLTVFDFELELAHGQWKVTSTRAQTLNSNAVAEDAEITRLLTADHELVVKYVNTPVGTCTADLSAAEACWKDVPVMDFIHQVQMAAVATGLSTADAALPLISVAAPFSRTADIPRGDVTIRDVAGLYIYDNTLYGKKLTGAQLKDYLEYAAKYYYRVPSGTKVDTATLTNANSFWDYMYDTAAGVDYDIDIAQAEGSRIRNLTHQGVPVADDQVFVVAVNNYRANGGSGYPHIAAADIAYSSTDEIRQLMIDYVTSKGVLEPADFADGNWRLTQDGTPVF; this is encoded by the coding sequence ATGCCCGTCAACCCGCTGAACCGCCGGGAGTTCGTCAAGAAGTCCGCCGTCGCCGGTGCGGCCGTGGCCGTCGCGGGGACGTCGGCGGCGACCCCCGCGCGAGCCGCGGACCACGGCGGGAAGAAGCCCCGTACCTGGTCGTTCTCCATCCTCGGCACCACCGACCTGCACAGCCACGTCTTCGACTGGGACTACTACACCGACGCGGCGTACACGGACAAGGCCGGCAACTCCGTGGGCATCGCCCGGGTCGCCACCCTGGTCAAGCAGCAACGGGCCGCCAAGGGCGCGGACCGCGTGCTCCTCGTGGACGCGGGCGACATCATCCAGGGGACCTCACTCGCGTACTACTACGCCCGCGTCGACCCCATCACCGGCACCGGCGGCAAGCACGGCCCGGTGCACCCGATGGCGATCGCCATGAACGCCATGAAGTACGACGCCGCCGCACTCGGCAACCACGAGTTCAACTACGGCATCGAGACCCTGCGCCGGTTCGAGGAGCAGTGCCGTTTCCCGCTGCTCGGCGCCAACGCGCTCGACGCGAGGACGCTCCGGCCCGCCTTCCAGCCGTACACCGTGAAGCGCCTCCGCGTCCCCGGCGCCCCCGACATCAAGGTGGGCATCCTGGGGCTCACCAACCCCGGGATCGCCCTGTGGGACAAGGACAACGTCTCCGGGAAGATGGCGTTCACGGGTCTCGTGGAACAGGCGAGGAAGTACGTGCCGCGGATGCGGGCCCTCGGCTGCGACGTCGTCTTCCTCACCGACCACTCCGGCCTCGACGGGTCGTCCTCGTACGGTGACGAGCTGCCGTACGTGGAGAACGCCTCCAACCTGGTCGCCGAGCAGGTCCCCGGCATCGACGCCATCCTCGTCGGCCACACCCACACCGAGGTGTCCTCCTACACGGTCACCAACGCCGGGACCGGCAAGGACGTCGTCCTGTCGGAACCGTACTGCTACGGCATGCGGCTGACCGTCTTCGACTTCGAACTCGAACTCGCCCACGGCCAGTGGAAGGTGACGAGCACCAGGGCGCAGACCCTCAACAGCAACGCCGTCGCCGAGGACGCCGAGATCACCAGGCTCCTGACGGCGGACCACGAACTGGTCGTGAAGTACGTCAACACACCGGTCGGCACCTGCACCGCGGACCTCTCCGCGGCGGAGGCCTGCTGGAAGGACGTCCCCGTCATGGACTTCATCCACCAGGTCCAGATGGCGGCCGTCGCCACCGGCCTGTCCACGGCCGACGCGGCCCTCCCGCTCATCTCCGTCGCCGCGCCCTTCAGCCGCACGGCGGACATCCCGCGGGGCGACGTCACCATCCGGGACGTGGCCGGGCTCTACATCTACGACAACACCCTCTACGGCAAGAAGCTCACGGGTGCCCAGCTGAAGGACTATCTGGAGTACGCGGCGAAGTACTACTACCGCGTCCCGTCCGGGACGAAGGTGGACACCGCCACCCTCACCAACGCCAACAGCTTCTGGGACTACATGTACGACACGGCCGCGGGCGTCGACTACGACATCGACATCGCCCAGGCCGAGGGATCGCGGATCAGGAACCTCACCCACCAGGGGGTGCCGGTCGCCGACGACCAGGTCTTCGTGGTGGCCGTCAACAACTACCGCGCCAACGGCGGCAGCGGCTACCCGCACATCGCGGCCGCCGACATCGCGTACAGCTCGACCGACGAGATCCGCCAGCTGATGATCGACTACGTCACGTCCAAGGGCGTTCTGGAACCGGCGGACTTCGCCGACGGCAACTGGAGGCTGACCCAGGACGGCACGCCGGTCTTCTGA
- a CDS encoding helix-turn-helix domain-containing protein, with protein sequence MARAENKVEAGGTAHMVAAMSKAFREQHRLTQEELGRQIGYTASAVSAMETCAQPASDTMLVKLEEVIGGGLGLFETARKYVLLDKYPPQFKNFAVMEAQAMTLSSYQTYVVDGLFQTEEYARALIGGGFPRLPDDKVSELVEARLARKALFDREPTAMIELILDEAALRRPFASWEIHRGQLRSLAQDAERDNVSVQVMPLERGVRGGHAGARGDMILVETKEHHHVVYMEIEDESILVSDAKKASQLAHRYAKIRSQALGPDDSLSLIQKLAGEEQP encoded by the coding sequence ATGGCGCGGGCGGAGAACAAGGTGGAGGCGGGCGGGACCGCGCACATGGTCGCCGCGATGTCGAAGGCCTTCCGTGAACAGCACCGGCTGACGCAGGAGGAGTTGGGCAGGCAGATCGGCTATACGGCGTCCGCGGTCAGCGCGATGGAGACGTGCGCCCAGCCGGCGAGCGACACGATGCTCGTCAAGCTGGAGGAGGTGATCGGGGGCGGGCTGGGGTTGTTCGAGACCGCGCGCAAGTACGTGCTCCTGGACAAATATCCGCCGCAGTTCAAGAACTTCGCGGTGATGGAGGCGCAGGCGATGACCCTTTCCTCGTACCAGACGTACGTGGTGGACGGGTTGTTCCAGACGGAGGAGTACGCGCGGGCCCTCATCGGCGGCGGCTTCCCCAGGCTTCCCGACGACAAGGTCTCGGAACTGGTCGAAGCGAGGCTGGCGCGCAAGGCACTCTTCGACCGGGAGCCGACCGCCATGATCGAGCTGATCCTCGACGAGGCCGCGCTGAGGCGGCCGTTCGCGAGCTGGGAGATCCACCGTGGCCAATTGCGGTCGCTCGCGCAGGACGCGGAGCGGGACAATGTCAGCGTCCAAGTGATGCCGCTGGAACGCGGGGTGCGCGGCGGACACGCGGGTGCCCGAGGCGACATGATCCTCGTGGAGACGAAGGAGCACCATCACGTGGTCTACATGGAAATCGAGGACGAGAGCATCCTGGTCAGCGATGCGAAGAAGGCCTCTCAACTCGCGCACCGCTATGCGAAGATCCGTTCACAGGCTCTGGGCCCGGACGACTCGCTGAGCCTCATCCAGAAGTTGGCAGGAGAGGAGCAGCCATGA
- a CDS encoding DUF397 domain-containing protein encodes MSSTLRWFKSSYSNDSGGQCLEVAHEQHPPRVDAVHIRDSKNPAGPTLTVSPAAWRRFAGVL; translated from the coding sequence ATGAGCAGCACACTGCGGTGGTTCAAGTCGAGCTACAGCAACGACAGCGGCGGCCAGTGCCTCGAAGTCGCCCACGAACAGCACCCCCCGCGAGTGGACGCCGTCCACATCCGCGACTCCAAGAACCCCGCCGGGCCCACCCTCACCGTCTCTCCGGCCGCCTGGCGCCGGTTCGCCGGGGTCCTCTGA
- a CDS encoding adenylosuccinate synthase gives MPALVLLGAQWGDEGKGKATDLLGGSVDYVVRYQGGNNAGHTVVVGDQKYALHLLPSGILTPECTPVIGNGVVVDPSVLFSELNGLNERGVDTSKLLISGNAHIITPYNVTVDKVTERFLGKRKIGTTGRGIGPTYADKINRVGIRVQDLYDESILTQKVEAALDGKNQLLTKVFNRRAIEAGQVVEELLTYAERLRPYVADTVLVLNKALDEDKVVLFEGGQGTLLDIDHGTYPFVTSSNPTAGGACTGAGVGPTKISRVIGILKAYTTRVGSGPFPTELFDEDGDALRRIGGERGVTTGRDRRCGWFDAVIARYATRVNGLTDFFLTKLDVLTGWDEIPVCVAYEIDGKRVEELPYSQTDFHHAKPIYETLPGWSEDITKAKSFSDLPKNAQAYVRALEEMSGAPISAIGVGPGRDETIEINSFI, from the coding sequence GTGCCCGCACTTGTGCTGCTCGGTGCTCAGTGGGGTGACGAAGGCAAGGGAAAGGCCACCGACCTGCTCGGTGGATCCGTGGACTACGTGGTGCGCTACCAGGGCGGCAACAACGCCGGCCATACGGTAGTCGTGGGCGATCAGAAGTACGCCCTCCACCTCCTCCCTTCCGGAATCCTCACGCCGGAGTGCACTCCGGTGATCGGAAACGGAGTCGTCGTCGACCCGTCTGTCCTGTTCTCCGAGCTGAACGGACTGAACGAGCGCGGCGTCGACACCTCCAAGCTTCTGATCAGCGGAAACGCTCACATCATCACGCCGTACAACGTCACCGTCGACAAGGTGACGGAACGCTTCCTCGGCAAGCGGAAGATCGGTACGACGGGACGGGGCATCGGGCCCACCTACGCGGACAAGATCAACCGCGTCGGCATCCGTGTCCAGGACCTCTACGACGAGTCGATCCTGACCCAGAAGGTCGAGGCGGCCCTCGACGGCAAGAACCAGCTCCTCACCAAGGTCTTCAACCGCCGCGCCATCGAGGCCGGGCAGGTCGTCGAGGAGCTGCTGACGTACGCGGAGCGGCTGAGGCCGTACGTGGCCGACACGGTCCTGGTGCTCAACAAGGCGCTCGACGAGGACAAGGTGGTCCTCTTCGAGGGCGGCCAGGGCACCCTGCTGGACATCGACCACGGCACCTACCCCTTCGTCACGTCCAGCAACCCGACCGCCGGCGGTGCCTGCACGGGCGCGGGCGTCGGCCCGACGAAGATCAGCCGGGTCATCGGCATCCTGAAGGCGTACACCACCCGCGTCGGCTCGGGCCCGTTCCCGACCGAGCTCTTCGACGAGGACGGCGACGCGCTGCGCCGCATCGGCGGCGAGCGGGGCGTCACGACCGGCCGTGACCGCCGCTGCGGCTGGTTCGACGCGGTGATCGCCCGTTACGCGACCCGGGTCAACGGCCTGACGGACTTCTTCCTGACCAAGCTGGACGTCCTGACCGGCTGGGACGAGATCCCGGTCTGCGTCGCGTACGAGATCGACGGCAAGCGCGTCGAGGAACTCCCGTACTCCCAGACCGACTTCCACCACGCGAAGCCGATCTACGAGACCCTGCCGGGCTGGTCCGAGGACATCACCAAGGCGAAGTCCTTCTCCGACCTGCCGAAGAACGCCCAGGCGTACGTCAGGGCGCTGGAGGAGATGTCGGGCGCCCCGATCTCCGCCATCGGGGTCGGCCCCGGCCGCGACGAGACGATCGAGATCAACTCGTTCATCTAG
- a CDS encoding diacylglycerol kinase family protein: MTEVAASDQLLVVIDPVARRRDGESVRIAKDVLSAGAATKVCLPEGPEEFARALSRRGARRPVVVGDDRTLLRAVSLLHRQRDLAVCGLGLVPVGGSLSLARALGVPTGAVAAARAVLDGVERRLDLLVDDSDGVVLGALRIPPAGAPVQVPEDPEEIDAHAPGAHPWLRTCQSLVRTLATRPAGVASGRTRARGWGRAVSVPAAPGPSRLRVEVDGVTLVDLDQPVEAVSVVPGLPGGAVVEVRPASVGAQASSLRVVGQRVTVSGADFRYRADSVVSGPVRTRTWTVRQGGWGLTLPG, encoded by the coding sequence ATGACCGAGGTGGCGGCTTCCGACCAGCTTCTGGTGGTCATCGACCCGGTCGCCCGACGCCGTGACGGTGAGTCGGTACGGATCGCAAAAGACGTGCTCAGCGCGGGTGCGGCCACGAAGGTGTGCCTCCCGGAGGGGCCCGAGGAATTCGCCCGGGCGCTGTCCCGCAGAGGGGCCCGGAGACCGGTCGTCGTGGGCGACGACCGGACGCTGCTGCGGGCCGTGTCCCTTTTGCACCGACAACGGGATCTGGCCGTGTGCGGGTTGGGACTGGTGCCCGTCGGCGGATCGCTCTCCCTGGCACGGGCCCTGGGAGTGCCCACCGGAGCGGTGGCCGCGGCGCGGGCGGTGCTCGACGGGGTCGAGCGGCGGCTGGACCTGCTCGTCGACGACAGCGACGGGGTCGTGCTCGGGGCCTTGCGGATACCGCCGGCGGGCGCGCCCGTCCAGGTCCCCGAGGACCCGGAGGAGATCGACGCGCACGCTCCCGGGGCGCACCCGTGGCTGCGTACGTGTCAGTCGCTGGTCCGTACGCTCGCCACGCGGCCCGCGGGGGTCGCGTCGGGGCGGACGAGGGCGAGGGGCTGGGGACGGGCGGTGTCCGTGCCCGCCGCGCCGGGGCCCTCGCGGCTGCGGGTCGAGGTCGACGGGGTGACCCTGGTCGACCTGGACCAGCCGGTGGAGGCCGTGTCCGTCGTACCGGGGCTGCCCGGGGGCGCGGTGGTGGAGGTGCGGCCGGCGTCCGTGGGCGCGCAGGCCTCGTCGTTGCGCGTGGTGGGGCAGCGGGTGACCGTGTCCGGCGCCGACTTCCGGTACCGCGCGGACTCGGTGGTCTCGGGGCCGGTGCGGACGCGGACGTGGACGGTGCGGCAGGGCGGCTGGGGGCTGACCCTCCCGGGCTGA
- a CDS encoding GbsR/MarR family transcriptional regulator, translated as MERPNAAERDLEAVSRFVEGFAAQLVEAGMQRMPARVFAALLASDSGAMTSAGLGERLQVSPAAVSGAVRYLAQQHMVSRERDPGSRRERYRVHSDQWYEALTSRDAVLKRWEAALREGVDSLGPTTPAGRRLAETLAFFEFVDGEIAGMMERWRAHREKLYGRDDPAVGGGT; from the coding sequence ATGGAGCGACCGAACGCGGCGGAGCGGGATCTGGAGGCGGTCTCGCGGTTCGTCGAGGGCTTCGCGGCGCAGCTGGTCGAGGCCGGGATGCAGCGGATGCCCGCCCGGGTCTTCGCGGCGCTGCTCGCCTCCGACTCCGGTGCCATGACCTCCGCCGGGCTGGGCGAGCGGCTCCAGGTCAGCCCGGCCGCCGTCTCCGGGGCGGTGCGCTATCTCGCGCAGCAGCACATGGTCTCCCGCGAGCGGGACCCCGGCTCCCGGCGCGAGCGCTACCGCGTGCACAGCGACCAGTGGTACGAGGCGCTGACCAGCCGTGACGCCGTGCTCAAGCGGTGGGAGGCGGCCCTGCGCGAGGGTGTCGACAGCCTCGGCCCCACGACCCCCGCCGGACGCCGGCTCGCCGAGACGCTCGCCTTCTTCGAGTTCGTCGACGGGGAGATCGCCGGGATGATGGAACGCTGGCGCGCCCACCGGGAGAAGCTGTACGGCCGCGACGACCCGGCCGTCGGCGGAGGCACCTGA
- a CDS encoding ABC transporter ATP-binding protein, which yields MTKAHLAVEVSGLRKSFGRTRALDGLDLRVEAGEVHGFLGPNGSGKSTTIRVLLGLLRADAGTVRLLDGDPWRDAVELHRRIAYVPGDVTLWRNLSGGEVIDLYGRLRGGLDHGRRAELVERFELDPTKKGRTYSKGNRQKVALVAAFASDVDLLILDEPTSGLDPLMEEVFRRCVEEERDRGRTILLSSHILSEVEELCDRVSIIRKGRTVESGTLAELRHLTRTGVTAELAGPPGALASLPGVHDVDVQGTRVRLDVDTDKLNAVLRSLTDSGVRSLAAAPPTLEALFLRHYQEDAPEEEAR from the coding sequence ATGACGAAGGCACACCTCGCCGTCGAGGTATCCGGACTGCGCAAGTCGTTCGGCCGGACCCGTGCGCTGGACGGTCTCGACCTGCGGGTGGAGGCAGGCGAGGTGCACGGCTTCCTCGGCCCGAACGGCTCCGGGAAGTCCACCACCATCCGGGTCCTGCTCGGCCTGCTGCGGGCCGACGCGGGCACGGTACGGCTGCTGGACGGCGACCCCTGGAGGGACGCGGTGGAGCTGCACCGCCGGATCGCCTACGTCCCCGGCGACGTGACGCTCTGGCGGAACCTGTCCGGAGGCGAGGTCATCGACCTGTATGGCCGGCTGCGCGGGGGCCTCGACCACGGCCGGCGCGCAGAACTCGTCGAACGGTTCGAGCTCGATCCCACCAAGAAGGGCCGCACCTACTCGAAGGGCAACCGGCAGAAGGTCGCCCTCGTCGCCGCCTTCGCCTCGGACGTCGACCTGCTGATCCTCGACGAGCCCACCTCCGGCCTCGATCCGCTGATGGAGGAGGTCTTCCGGCGCTGCGTCGAGGAGGAGCGGGACCGGGGCCGGACGATCCTGCTGTCGAGCCACATCCTCAGCGAGGTGGAGGAGCTCTGCGACCGGGTCAGCATCATCCGCAAGGGCCGCACCGTCGAGAGCGGCACACTCGCCGAGCTGCGCCACCTCACCCGTACCGGTGTCACCGCCGAACTCGCGGGCCCGCCCGGCGCCCTGGCGTCGCTGCCCGGGGTGCACGACGTCGACGTGCAGGGCACCCGGGTGCGGCTCGACGTCGACACGGACAAGCTGAACGCCGTCCTGCGCTCGCTCACCGACTCCGGCGTACGGTCCCTGGCCGCCGCCCCGCCGACCCTGGAGGCGCTCTTCCTGCGGCACTACCAGGAGGACGCGCCCGAGGAGGAGGCGCGATGA
- a CDS encoding ABC transporter permease, with protein MTTTDTGNTANSTDSTGRTGTSGAGRSRGAVAAFAVRSGGTRQLAGTGALLRFALRRDRWTAPLWTGVIALMVLSLPNTLKSVYGTAAERADLARQMLTNSSLRATYGPVFGDSLGGLTAWRGGGYAGLFAGIMSLLIVVRHTREEEESGRQELLSSAMVGRRAPLTAALLAALAANGALVVLVAGGLAGQGAPGALALGLGIGGVGMVFATAAAVVAQFAQSARLAKGLTGAALGAAFVLRAAGDAAADDGSSPLTWMSPLGWLENERPFARERWWVLLLFAVAVVLQGALAHALAGRRDIGMSFLPTRPGPAAGRLGTAGALAWRLQRGALAGWGLGFLAAGAAFGGITQGVSDLVGDNARTREIIERMGGRSGITDAFLATMTGMLGMVAALYIVSAVLRLHGEEISQRAEPVLANAVGRLRWAAGHLVIAFGGAVLIMLLGGAGLGLGYGHEAWPVLGACLLQVPAVWTLGALAVLLYGVSPRVAPGAWGVAGLVLLLGWIGPALDVPPALMDLSPYGHLPKLPGGEMTWTPVLVLTVLAVGLTAAGLTALRRRDLSA; from the coding sequence ATGACCACCACCGACACCGGGAACACCGCGAACAGCACCGACAGCACCGGCAGGACGGGCACCTCGGGGGCCGGGAGATCGCGGGGCGCCGTCGCCGCCTTCGCGGTGCGGTCCGGCGGCACCCGTCAACTGGCCGGCACCGGGGCGCTGCTGAGGTTCGCGCTGCGCCGCGACCGCTGGACGGCTCCCCTGTGGACCGGCGTGATCGCGCTGATGGTCCTGTCCCTGCCGAACACGCTGAAATCGGTGTACGGCACCGCCGCCGAACGCGCCGACCTGGCACGGCAGATGCTCACCAACAGCTCACTGCGTGCCACGTACGGGCCGGTGTTCGGCGATTCCCTCGGCGGTCTCACCGCCTGGCGCGGGGGCGGCTACGCCGGTCTGTTCGCCGGGATCATGAGTCTGCTGATCGTCGTCCGGCACACCCGCGAGGAGGAGGAGAGCGGACGCCAGGAACTCCTCTCGTCGGCGATGGTGGGACGGCGTGCCCCGCTGACGGCGGCGCTTCTGGCCGCCCTGGCCGCGAACGGCGCGCTCGTCGTGCTCGTCGCGGGCGGGCTGGCCGGTCAGGGAGCCCCGGGCGCGCTGGCGCTGGGCCTCGGCATCGGGGGCGTCGGGATGGTCTTCGCGACGGCGGCGGCGGTCGTCGCCCAGTTCGCGCAGAGCGCGCGGCTGGCGAAAGGGCTGACGGGTGCCGCGCTGGGCGCGGCGTTCGTCCTGCGGGCGGCCGGCGACGCCGCGGCGGACGACGGTTCGTCGCCGCTGACCTGGATGTCGCCGCTGGGCTGGCTGGAGAACGAACGGCCGTTCGCCCGCGAGCGGTGGTGGGTGCTCCTCCTGTTCGCCGTCGCCGTCGTCCTGCAGGGCGCGCTCGCCCACGCCCTCGCCGGGCGGCGCGACATCGGCATGAGCTTCCTGCCCACGCGGCCGGGGCCCGCCGCGGGACGGCTCGGCACGGCCGGGGCGCTGGCGTGGCGGCTGCAGCGCGGCGCCCTGGCCGGCTGGGGCCTCGGCTTCCTCGCCGCCGGAGCCGCGTTCGGCGGGATCACCCAGGGCGTGTCCGACCTGGTCGGCGACAACGCCAGGACCCGCGAGATCATCGAACGGATGGGGGGGCGGTCCGGGATCACGGACGCGTTCCTCGCCACGATGACCGGCATGCTCGGGATGGTGGCCGCGCTGTACATCGTCTCCGCCGTGCTGCGGCTGCACGGCGAGGAGATCTCCCAGCGGGCCGAGCCGGTCCTCGCCAACGCGGTGGGCCGACTGCGCTGGGCGGCCGGGCACCTGGTCATCGCTTTCGGCGGAGCGGTCCTGATCATGCTGCTGGGCGGAGCCGGTCTCGGGCTGGGCTACGGCCACGAGGCGTGGCCCGTGCTCGGCGCCTGCCTCCTCCAGGTCCCGGCGGTCTGGACGCTCGGCGCACTGGCCGTCCTCCTGTACGGGGTCTCCCCCCGGGTCGCCCCCGGCGCCTGGGGCGTGGCGGGTCTCGTCCTCCTGCTGGGCTGGATCGGGCCCGCCCTGGACGTCCCCCCGGCGCTCATGGACCTCTCCCCGTACGGGCACCTCCCCAAGCTGCCGGGCGGGGAGATGACCTGGACGCCGGTGCTGGTCCTGACCGTCCTCGCGGTGGGCCTGACCGCCGCCGGGCTGACGGCGCTGCGCCGCCGGGACCTGAGCGCCTGA
- a CDS encoding cytochrome P450, with translation MAALETPGTFDPWDPAFVADPYPAYAHLRERGRVHHYEPTDQWLVPHHADVSALLRDRRLGRTYQHRFTHEDFGRTAPPPEHEPFHVLNDHGMLDLEPPDHTRIRRLVSKAFTPRTVERLGPYVRGLARELVSGLVAAGGGDLLTDVAEPLPVAVIAEMLGIPESDRAPLRPWSADICGMYELNPSQETAARAVRASVEFTEYLRELIEARRKEPGDDLISGLIAAHDEGDRLTEQEMISTCVLLLNAGHEATVNATVNGWWTLFRHPGQLAALRADHSLVPTAVEELMRYDTPLQMFERWVLDDIEIDGTTIPRGAEIALLFGSANHDPAAFARPGELDLSRVENPHISFSAGIHYCIGAPLARIELAASLGALLELAPTLRLAEEPRRKPNFVIRGLEGLSVTL, from the coding sequence ATGGCAGCTTTGGAGACCCCCGGGACCTTCGACCCCTGGGACCCGGCGTTCGTGGCGGACCCGTACCCCGCCTACGCACACCTGCGTGAGCGCGGCCGGGTCCACCACTACGAGCCGACCGACCAGTGGCTGGTCCCGCACCACGCGGACGTGTCGGCGCTGCTGCGGGACCGGCGCCTGGGCCGGACGTACCAGCACCGGTTCACGCACGAGGACTTCGGGCGGACGGCTCCGCCGCCCGAGCACGAGCCGTTCCACGTGCTCAACGACCACGGGATGCTGGATCTGGAGCCGCCGGACCACACCAGGATCCGCCGGCTGGTCTCCAAGGCGTTCACCCCGCGCACGGTCGAGCGGCTGGGACCGTACGTGCGGGGGCTGGCGCGCGAACTGGTCAGCGGTCTGGTCGCGGCGGGCGGCGGTGATCTCCTCACCGATGTCGCCGAGCCGCTCCCGGTCGCCGTGATCGCCGAGATGCTGGGCATCCCCGAGTCCGACCGGGCACCGCTGCGGCCGTGGTCGGCGGACATCTGCGGGATGTACGAGCTGAACCCCTCCCAGGAGACGGCGGCCAGGGCGGTACGGGCGTCGGTCGAGTTCACGGAGTATCTGCGGGAGCTGATCGAGGCCCGCCGCAAGGAGCCGGGCGACGACCTGATCTCGGGGCTCATCGCCGCGCACGACGAGGGCGACCGGCTCACCGAGCAGGAGATGATCTCCACGTGCGTGCTGCTGCTGAACGCGGGGCACGAGGCCACGGTCAACGCCACCGTGAACGGCTGGTGGACGCTCTTCCGCCACCCCGGCCAGCTGGCCGCCCTGCGCGCCGACCACTCGCTGGTCCCCACGGCGGTGGAGGAGCTGATGCGCTACGACACCCCGCTGCAGATGTTCGAGCGGTGGGTGCTCGACGACATCGAGATCGACGGTACGACCATCCCGCGCGGCGCGGAGATCGCCCTGCTCTTCGGGTCCGCCAACCACGATCCGGCGGCCTTCGCCCGCCCCGGCGAACTGGACCTCTCCCGCGTCGAGAACCCGCACATCTCCTTCAGCGCGGGCATCCACTACTGCATCGGCGCGCCCCTGGCCCGGATCGAACTCGCCGCGTCACTGGGCGCGTTGCTCGAACTGGCCCCGACGCTGCGGCTCGCGGAGGAACCGCGGCGCAAGCCGAACTTCGTGATCCGGGGGCTGGAGGGGCTCAGCGTCACCCTCTGA